taacccactgagccacccaggcgcccctaaaacatttttatattatctacttttttaaaaagatttttaaagatttaatttagggagggagagggagagagcccacCACGCAGAGGTGCAGAGCCCGCCacagcgcttgatcccaggaccctgagatcatgacctaagtagGATgattaaccgactaagccatacAAACGCCCctctttaatgtttttaaaataaaatgattctctcagtattaaaaattataaaaattcctcCTCACTCTAACATTCTTAAAAATCATtgccagtgactttttttttttttaaagattccatctattcacttaacagacagagatcacaagcaggcagagagacaggcagagagggggaagcaggctcccaacggagagagagcccaacgtggggctcgatcccaggaccctgggatcatgacctgagccgaaggcagaggcttaaaccactgagccacccaggtgaccctgccagtgacttttttatttttttatttttatttatttatgtatttattatttatttatttgacagacagagatcacaagtaggcagagaggcaggcagagagagagaaggaagcaggctccccactgtgaagagagcccgatgcggggctcgatcccaggaccctgggatcatgacctgagccgaaggcagaggcttaacctactaagccacccaggcgccccagccagtgacttttttaaaggattaattGTCCTTGTAACAAAATAGTAATTTCTTTATTCTAATGTCATTcgattttgaattttgatttcaCATTTTGAATTCTGCTTAGAGGTTTATGGAAAGTGTTAAAAAATGGAGTCCAAGTCATTTTGTATTTTGCAGATAGGTATAAAATATGgggtgtttttccttctttaatttacAATAAAGCATCCAAGCTGCACTTATCAGACCTTAATTACTTGGAACaccagaaaagagaatttttaagagATGATAAGCAAAAAATTGATGTCAGAAAGTCCACATTCTGAAACCTGTTCTAAAAACTTTGTTTATCGGAAAACCTCTTCAGTTTTCAGAACCTGAAATATGTTTAAGAAGGTTGGCTTGATATTTTCTGCTACTTAGCAAGTTAGAAGCAGCAAGGATATGTGTACATTGATAGCAGTAAAAGGTAACATTTATCAGGGAAGGGAGATGGgaccgtgggtggctcagttggtaagcgtctgccttcagttcaggtcatgatcccaaggttctggggtAGAGTCCCACgtcctccttgctcagcaggaagcctgcttctccctctcctactccctctgcttgtgttctgtctcttgccatctctctctgtcaaataaataaataaaaccttaaaaacaaaacaacaggtaAGGGAGAGGAAAGATCATTAAAAGCCAGTACTGAGACTTGAAAGTTTAAGAGTCTAGTCAAACTCCACTAACATCTGTTAGTTAAAGAGTTATATGAGGAATGTGTATTTGGTTTCTATATGCATCCATCCACAATTAGGATAATCATTAATATAAGATTAAATTATATGTAGTAATATACAATAACTTGTTGAAGAAGACAGTGTTCTTTAAAaccattcaattttttaaagtgtctacTTCCTAATCTAAAGATTAACTTGTGGACTAGACCCCTTCATTTTCCTTGGCCTGATATTTGGGATATATAAAACTTCACAGAATTTTAAGGTAATGGGAGTATACAACTTAAATTCGGCTTTTGTGTTTCTTCAACAGACAGCTGGAAATGATCCATATTGTTTTGTGGAGTTTTATGAGCATCGTCATGCAGCTGCAGCACTGGCTGCTATGAATGGGCGGAAGATAATGGGTAAGGTAAGCTGTCATATTTAAAGAAGGTgacttgaaaattttaagttgtatatagtttttttttttactattcctttctttctttcattattgagCGTGCACATAAGCGGGGGTACCggggagggcaagggagagggagaatcccaaacagcctccatgctcagtgcagaacccaacatgatctcacaaccccaagatcatgacctgagccaaaatcaagagtctgacacttaaccaactgagccacccagatgcccccaattTGATTACCTTTTAGAGGCATTATATCACTTCATAGCAGAAGatcacatttaatatttaaaagatggaATAAAGCTTTTTAGAGGGCATTGTTTATGTTGGTATTCTTCAAGATTCCTCACACATggtaaatactaaaatatttgttgaattactCAAGCTTGGATAAAATCTCTAGAACTTTGGGTACTAAtggggaagaataaaaagaaagaaatgattgttACTTTAGGTAAGAAAGGTTATTTGAATGTTAACAGAGAAGTGTGTAAGATTAGGATTTGCGAGCATTTGAGGAAGTATAGGTTTAAAGGTGAGTATTGAAACTTTGGCCAGAGCTGTTATCCTCTTGAATGTTTCATCTCCAGCATTTGCCTTCCTGTGTGTTTATAGATGCAAATCTTGTAATACATGATTTTGAGCTTTATTTTTATGGAGCATAaatgtagaaacatttttttaggaAGTCAAAGTGAATTGGGCAACAACCCCCAGCAGTCAAAAGAAAGATACAAGCAGTAAGTATATTTTATACtctttgaatatttgtttttattatacaCAGTAGTTTTATTGTAAAGCATATAAACATCATTCATGTTTGCAGTAATGTTTTGATCGTTATCCTAAGATATGATTGAATGTGTTTgtgttaataaatttaagaacaaaTCTAATCTTTGTCATCAGGTAGTACCGTTGTCAGCACACAGCGTTCACAAGGTAATTGTATCttcttaaacataaaatgaaatctctTGAAAGGGTATTCACTAACCacttgaagtttttttgtttgatattggggggtggtgggagggagggggtcgtatttctgtttgtctctctggcagtatttttcccccttcttcccaaCGTTGACCAAATGTGGCTTGTCCACTACTTTGGTACTATTTCAAGCTCTCTGACCCCCTTGGTAGCAGCTGATGCCTTAGAAATACTTTCACCTTTCACCAACTAAAGGGCAAGATACCCTGCTTTCTTGAGGTCACGATCTGTGCTGCATACCAGATCTGCCGATTGCTTGAGTTGCTCCCAAAACAGCATTTCCCAAATGGCAACCCAGTATGTTGCTTAAAGCCTGCCAGATGGgggtcatttttctttccaaatatacTTTGTCAAAGTTGATGTATGTGTTCCTTTTAAAGTGTTGATCcaactattttgtatttttaaagtgtttcttttttgaatgttgtctttaaaaaaaaaaaaaaaacttcacataTGGAATCGTTATTTCTCTCCAATGCTTTTTTGATGGCTCTGATATAAAGTGAAGGGATTACTGTTTTCATTCTGTTGCCTTCAGTCTTAGTTCACTTGCACATGGATTCACATAAACTGAATGGTGTAATGTCTGGGCAACCAAAACTGTTGGCTTTTGAGAAAACTGTCAAATACTTTAACATCAAACTGTTGCATTGCAAGGTATTTCTTTGATTGTTCTTCACAAAATATGGTTAAACCAAGTATATTATGTAGCTAGCTTCAGCAAATTATCTTAACTGAGGCAAATCTAGTCTACATAACTCACAGtaaccactattttattttaattttaaaaccttaaTGTAGTGGTAAACTGGATAAATGTAATCACTATTAGATGGTAAttaagtcattaattttttttgcaaagcttgttatatattattagtttattttcttaGACCAGTGTAATAATTGGCTGTAAGTGGAAATATAATTGTCAGTTTCCAGTTAGAGATAGCAGTCTTTAAGAGAATCTTTCCTATATTATCACCTTCattcattataaaatttatagGATCTGTATAGATATAGGCTAGTGTTATACTTAATCCataaattaagattattttattgaatagattttagtatattttaaattctaaaattttatttttcttttcacttccccctccttccccttatAAGATCATTTCCATGTCTTTGTTGGTGATCTCAGTCCAGAAATTACAACTGAAGATATAAAAGCTGCTTTTGCACCATTTGGAAGAATATCGTAAGTAACAGAAGAtaaatttaaatggattttaattAGAAACAGGCTTATATAGAATTTGAAAATCTGTTACGAATTTTAACCCTTCCACATAATTCATTATGTTGTTTTAGAGACCATTTAAGCCATTAACAGCCAAAGATTGTTTCCCCGTTGGTAAATCTTTGGTCTTCcaagtattttaaaatcctttttcagTTAGCATTAGCTCTTAAGAGACAAATTTGCTATGGTACATACTGTTTCTTATGTAAGTGTCTTGCTTAGCTTGGTCATAATCTTTAGTAATTCTTGTGCTCTGACTGAGGAATTTAGACTCTTGGGGTACTTCTATGATACCATGCattttgtattaatatattttaacaaaaagaaacctTAACAATTCAACCTAAAAAGCAGTTGTTAAATATTAATCCCCAGTTATCTACCCTTTTGTCgttgttacttttaaaaataatgccttttagtattttgtggAGCACTGTCTTGGTTGCATTTCTTAATAATCGTATAGTTTAGGCCCTTTGTAAGTAGCTCGCTCAAGGTATTGTTCATCATAAAAGaatcttaatattttgaaaagcatGCCATAGTGGAGTAAGAATAAGTTGATATAGTATTAGAAGTACTTGTtgaatttagaaaacagaatccTGGGGTTTCTGGTTGCTTTTTTATTGCTGTTCCAGCTAGAAGAGTAGTAAAAAGGAAACGTtagctttggtttggtttgaggAACAGAACAACAGCAGAGATGAGAAGGTGAGGAGACTGGAAAGTAAATGCTAATAGTATTGGTAGTAAATCTGGGGAGTGTTCATTTGAAGAGTTGTAGTTCATTGGTAGGAGGATGAAAATGAACAGTGACCAAAGAATGGCCACAGGTAGAGACCAACTTTAAAGGCAGGCAGATTAGGGTTTATAAATGGACTCTTCTGTTaggcaacatttttcttttgtctgtgaGAACCGATTAGGAAAGTAAGTAAAGTTCTAGTTTCTTGATTGTTCCTTTTAATCTGTCAGTAGGGTGTTGATGATGGTTAGCTTGCTTTCAAATACCTAGTCTGGAAGGTGTTAACCTTTGGCAGCTCAAAAGCTCTGTAAGTGTAcaaaattttgtgtttgttttctttttggtgtggagtatctttttaagttttatcctATTTTCAGAGTAGTCACAGGACCATAAAAGGATTAAAGAAGGATTAAAGAACCCTGATCTAGATCTTTGCTGCTTCCTCCTTAGAGAATCCTTTCAGAAATAAGTAAgacttaaatatatttcaaggCTAACATATCCTGAAACttaactttaagaagaaaaaaattttctaacattttaacAGATTCAATAGCTACCTTATTAAATGCTTTGATTTTGATTAAAGTAGCTTTTCTGAAAACATGGGGATTTTAGTTTGGGATTAAGTAAAGATTGTTTAACAATCAGCGAGTTCAAGTTACATGACattctaattttaataatgaCTTTTTAATCATGGATCAGTAATTTCTTCTTGTTAAATATGTTGGTATCATAATTATAGTCTAGATTTTTTTATGATCAACCATGATtattgatgtatatatatatattttttggtgaggtctttaTAATTTACAATTTATGGATTATAATTTTCAGTGGAGGTAATATATAATGTCTGAGTTTTAGGCTACCCAAGGAGTTattgtttctaaatttaaaagaacCATTTTAAGTTAGCATCATTTCCCGATTTTtttgttaaaggaaataaattggTAAATACATATTGAACGGTTCTCATGATAGCCAGATATTCTCTGTAGAGATCCTGCAATAGTACTCAGTTTATAGATGGTGTTCAGTAAGTGGTGGCCTGTTAAAATATGTAGTATAAAAAATACGGTACTTTCCTACACTAATTTATACAGTTTATACTCTATTCCTTGAGCGTAGGGTAGTCTAACAAATTTTGGTATAAAAGTGAATCAACTACCAAATTAAATGCATGTGTACCATACCGataatttaataagtattttttcatattgaGACGTGACTTGCATTAGTTTTCCCTTTTCACCAGCACCTCTTTGTCATTTTGACCCTAAACACTTAATAAATCACTCCTAAATTGATCAAAATATGCTTATGTatactttaatataaaattatattgcatGGCTTTCTGACTTGGGTTTTTGTTGTGAAAGTGCCTGTTTTGTTCATGTGTCCTGAGAGAACAAGCATTGTGACATACCTGGCTAACTTAAAAGCAGATTGCCTGTGAAGCACAATTTGAGTCCCAATTTTTTGAGGTATGGAGTTTTAGCTATCATGGCTGGGTTTTTTAACTCAATCTCAAATAATAGGGCTCTGGTTATTTTGCAGAGTATCTCTGAAGAATGGACAGAATTGCCCTGGCTAACTACAAGCTACGGTTCACAGTGGATAAATGTTGGCGTGCTTTTTtactttctgactttttaaaattttgcttttatatcttgTAGTTTCCAATCAATCTTATAtgattgctattttaaaattcagtataaaatcttttcttatatAGTTTAAAACTAAAGTGTGTGTCTAGTGTTTTTCTTCAATGATTTATTAGCATTTCTGAAAACATCAAGTTCTCAAAATTTACCCATAGTCCAAAAGGGGGGTGTCAATTgatctgagaaaacaaaataatttaattaatttaggaaatatacagctttttattcttttagtttccagttttctattttaattttttaatgattaggTAGTATATGGAATCAAATAGAAAATTATCAATTGCATGGTTAAAGAAAGCCATTCCTCTAATGTGCCTGTGAACCCTATAAATGGTTCAGTAATTTTATATGAATAGCTACTTTTACCATGCTTAAtacttaaaagtttaaaaactttttgaaatgGGAGGcagttttttataatatatacataaatatttaagaagttaTTGATTTGCATGTTTATTAAGCATCATTTGCTAATACATGataaattttatagaataaaaggTCAATGTGCATTAGAGGTTCATTTTAATGGAGatgaaacataaaaatgagtTGTGTATGACAGTCTCACTTGATATCCAGAGGAGAGTTTGCAAACCTAAACTTCTGATTATTTCTGATTTCAGAGATGCCCGAGTGGTAAAAGACATGGCAACAGGAAAGTCTAAAGGATATGGCTTTGTCTCctttttcaacaaatgggtgAGCTCAGTTAAAAAGTGCATGTGTGGTGCTTTAATACCAAAGGCTAAAGATAcgcattttgttttaataattatcTTTGATCTGCCACTTGCTCATTTCACTGATAATTAACACCTTCGAAagaggatatcttttttttttcccccatttggtCATTTCTTCAGCATTTATTTAGCACCTGATACATGCAAAGTACTGATAAAATGTTTACAGAATATAGAAAGTCAGGATGTTTAAATTATCAGCCAAAGGTAGATATTGAaaatctcatttgtttatttaattcatgATCTCTCTGTTTATATTCTCAtggtaatttaaaatgttttctatttgcttcatatatatgaatatagcTATTGATTATTAATATGCTATTTTACTAAATTCTCTTATTCATAGTAATTTTCCATTGGttcttgtgaatttttaaaatataaaatcatattacctgcaaatatacatatattttacctgCAAAAGAAAGTAACTGATAGGATGCTtagctggctcaatcagtagaacATGAGACttttgacctcagggtcatgagtttgagccccatatagggtacagagattactaaaaaattaaacaaaaaaaacttaaaaaaaaaaaacaaaaacaagaataaaatgcTCCAATGGGTGGGgactttttagaaattatatactaatgtatttgaaaatgtcttctcttttctttcatttaacaatcATTTcttaggaatgcctgggtggctcagtcggttaagcctctgccttcggctcaggtcatgatcccagcatcctgggatccagtcccacatcgggctccttgctccgcagggagcctgcttctccctctgcctgccactctgcctgcctgtgctttctttctgacaaaaaaaaaaaccaacacacacacacaaaacaatcattTCTTAAACACATTTGCATGGACTTGAAATTTCTGGGTtttgtggagaaaaggaaggatagTTCAGTTTGTCAAATGAGAGGTGAGTGTGGGATATACACAGAAGGAAAAGCCTCATCCCCTGTGTATCAGCTGGATAAAATCTTTGGCATGTCCTCCATACAATGTAATCATGtcctgctgttttaaaaaatatatatgtacaccaTGGAAATCTTACCATAGCCAGTACTTACAGAACAATAAAAGGAATCTCTGTACATACTGATTATAGAAATACTTCTGTGGTAAATTAAGTGCAAGGCTCATTTGTGTAAAAAAGGGGAGTGTGTATTTTTTAGGTATATATATTCTCCTCACAGGTATAAACAAAAAACTTGCTGTACAGTTTTCCTCTTTGGGGGTTGAAAGTGAGAGGCAAATGGGGGTCAGAGTGGGAAGCTTATCACAGTATTGTACTGCTTGAAGTCTGAACCTTGTAAATGtactataaatacaaataaatgatttaCCTCTTTTAGTGTGATAACTCAAGGTTCAAAACAGTTAAATGCCAGAGATATCAGACTTCAAAAATACAGGGGTAAATGATGGACGAATATATATGCACTGGAGTATACACTAAGGTTTCATTAACCTTAGATTTTATCGTGTTGCTTCTATTAGGACTGAACATTTGCCAAAGATATATTACAAAAACACGGCTGTACTTTCTGTGTAAGAATACCTTAggggtggggatgcctgggttgctcagttagttaagtgactgcctttggctcaggtcatgatccccagagccccaggatcaagtcccatatccggctcccagctcttcgaggagtctgcttatccttctgaccttctcccctctcgtgctctctctctctctctctctctctctccctcaaataaataaataaaatcttttctaaaaattaaaaaaaaaaatgtgttgtaccagggcacctgggtggcttagatggttaagcatctgtgtttgactcaggtcatgatctccaggtcctgggatcaagtcaaatctggctccctgctcagtggggagtctgcttctccctccccctgcttttgctctctctctctctctctcctctcaaatacataaataaaatctgtaaaaaaaaggggggggggtgcctgggtggctcagtgggttaagccgctgccttcggctcaggtcatgatctcagagtcctgggatcgagccccgcatcgggctctctgctcagcagggagcctgcttcctcctctctctctgcctgcctctctgcctgcttgtgatctctctgtcaaataaataaataaaatcttttaaaaaaaatgtgtcatgcAGTATAGTTTTCATCCTTTCAGgaagtgaatgaaaaaaatcccatatGTTAGAATATTAGAAGAAAACTTGGAAGTGGTTAAGGATTTTGAGAGGTGAAAAGATAAAGCTCTGCCATGTATATATCCCATCTACCAATTACAAGGGTTTTATTTCctgtgaaatgagaaaataaaaaccaacaataTTACTGGTTTCAAAAGCTTTACTGTTAATCATAGCATAATATttaggaaaagtagaaaaatacttCATGCAATGGGTAATGGGTTGATAGCTGAAGTTAGTGTGAGCTACTTGGAGGATTGATATATAGGATTTTAATGATTTGTGATATGTTGGGGAAATAGGCTTCTGTGGACTAGGAACtaattttttccatttgagaTTATTGCATATAGGTTCCTGCTATATAGAAATCACTAATGCATAGAGTTGACAAGGCATGTCTGTGTATGGCCTCTGGAGTCAGCCAGAGATGGACTTGAATCCTAATAGCCATCCTGTGGTAGGGTAACTTTGAGAAAGTACTTTAATGTCCTCAGTTCACATTTCAGCAtctataaaatttgttttatgtaattGGCAGCATTCTGGTGTGGTAAAGTGCCCCAGCCCTACTTGTGGCTACTCTCAACTCTCTTGCCTCTCTTGTTATGTCAAGCATGCTGTAGGCAAATTCCAGTACTGGTGGAACATAGCTTTTCTGCTTACTCTGAAGTAACAAAATTCTGCTAAAGAAAAACTGAGTCAGTTGGTTTCGTTTCTAATTTAATGGTTACACATGGTAAATGAGTGCATGGTACTATCTTCGCAAACGTGTTTCTTTAGTGTAAATTTGAGTTCCCATTCTTTGTTACAACTGTTTCATGCCCCCTCCTATCTCCTCAGTATTCCTCTTTTCTCCAGCATCACCCCAAAGATGACAAGATGAATGCTTtagtgagaaaacagaagctatACAGGAATTCCCTCAGCTTTGAACCACCAAACCTACATAGAAATCAtccaccttcctcttctgttACAGTAGAAATGTCCTTCCTACGGAGGCCAAAGTACTTAAAACTGGGATCTtaacttttcttgccttttcaagGACCTTGTTCCTAtgcttattcttttcctttttttcccctactatacgttttttttttttttttttttttttaagattttatttatttatttgacagacagagatcacaagcaggcagagaggcaggcagagagagaggaggaagcaggctccctgctgagcagagagcccgatatggggctcgatcccaggaccctgggatcatgacctgagctgaaggcagaggctttaacccactgagccacccaggcgcccctgcagtgcTTTTCTTATCACCAGGGCTTTCTTCCCTGGAGTTTCTACTTGGCTACCTGCTGTTCCTCTCAGTTTCAACGTAAATGATAGATTTTAGAGAGACCTTCTTTAATCATGCTGGCTGAAATAGATCCCAAAGCCCATATTCTCTAGGTCAtccttttgtgtttaattttaaaaggtttttttttttaatgaattagattggcaggcagagagagaagcaggctccttgcagggagcctgacacagggctccatctaggaccctgggatcgtaacctgagctgaaggcagacaaccatctgagccacctaggcaccctaatCCTTTTGCTTCTGTCATGGCATTTACCACAATTTGTAATAAGTTTGTGGCCCCAAAAGAATGTCAGTTCTGTGGCAGCAGAGACCATGTCTGTCTCATTAACCAGTGAATCCCTAACACTTAATCTGCTGGTAGAACATTACAGCTGTTCGGTGTTTACTTGTTGGATGAATGAGAAACCAAATACTGTTACCAAGTTTGTTGGATTGTGTAAAGTGAGGTTTTCATCCATAATAGTCTGATTATTACATGAACTTTATAACAGCTATCTCATAAGGGCTCTGGGGCTCTTAACTTTTTCAGGTAGTTAACATTCCTGAAGTCTGATatccaaataaaagaaagataatttaaaaacaccATTGCACTTTAGGAAGCacattgtatattgtatattttataaagcatttcaTTTAGTAGACACATTTGTGAAAAGCAGCTGAATTTTCTCTACTGCGAATAGTCTTTCAACATCAACTAATGGTAGCTTCTTTGTCATTTCTAATGTGCGGAACAGGATGCCGAAAACGCCATTCAACAGATGGGTGGCCAGTGGCTTGGTGGAAGACAAATCAGAACTAACTGGGCAACCCGAAAGCCTCCAGCTCCAAAGAGTACATATGAGTGTAGGTGtattggagaagaaaaggaaatgtggaattttggagaaaaatacaCTAGATTTTAAATGTTAGAGCTGTTCCCGGAGACTTATTGCAGAAATAGATGAGAAGCAAATCAAGACTACTGTTGAAAATGtacttagttttcatttttgtaattttaaataataaatgatattgtCTCTAGTGTCAAGTCTCCTATTAAATAGAGAATATTGAGTAATTTTTTAGACATTCTTGGGGAAGATTTAATCCTCAAATGTATTATGTATTGTGTAAGCATTTTGGTTAAGGTAAAAATTACCATTACAGTAGTGTAGTCGATGgctgcttttctgtttctgataaattcattatttaatgaatttaaaatattaaacttttccCTCCCCAGCAAACACCAAACAGCTATCATATGATGAGGTTGTAAATCAGTCTAGTCCGAGCAACTGTACTGTATACTGTGGAGGTGTCACTTCTGGGCTGACAGGTATGGAGTCTTACCTCTGTGGCATTTtgaggttaattttttaaatgaagagctTAATGTCTATAGGATTTTATATAACTTGgtatggtttgtttttgtttttgtctaacAGAACAACTAATGCGTCAGACTTTTTCACCATTTGGACAAATAATGGAAATTCGAGTCTTTCCAGATAAAGGATATTCATTTGTTCGGTATgggtgc
The window above is part of the Lutra lutra chromosome 9, mLutLut1.2, whole genome shotgun sequence genome. Proteins encoded here:
- the TIA1 gene encoding cytotoxic granule associated RNA binding protein TIA1 isoform X10 gives rise to the protein MKTTSAFLRPVYKSRYVGNLSRDVTEALILQLFSQIGPCKNCKMIMDTAGNDPYCFVEFYEHRHAAAALAAMNGRKIMGKEVKVNWATTPSSQKKDTSSSTVVSTQRSQDHFHVFVGDLSPEITTEDIKAAFAPFGRISDARVVKDMATGKSKGYGFVSFFNKWDAENAIQQMGGQWLGGRQIRTNWATRKPPAPKSTYESNTKQLSYDEVVNQSSPSNCTVYCGGVTSGLTEQLMRQTFSPFGQIMEIRVFPDKGYSFVRFNSHESAAHAIVSVNGTTIEGHVVKCYWGKETLDMINPVQQNQIGYPQAYGQWGQWYGNAQQIGQYMPNGWQVPAYGMYGQAWNQQGFNQTQSSAPWMGPNYGVQPPPGQNGSMLPNQPAGYRVAGYETQ
- the TIA1 gene encoding cytotoxic granule associated RNA binding protein TIA1 isoform X13; translation: MKTTSAFLRPVYKSRYVGNLSRDVTEALILQLFSQIGPCKNCKMIMDTAGNDPYCFVEFYEHRHAAAALAAMNGRKIMGKEVKVNWATTPSSQKKDTSNHFHVFVGDLSPEITTEDIKAAFAPFGRISDARVVKDMATGKSKGYGFVSFFNKWDAENAIQQMGGQWLGGRQIRTNWATRKPPAPKSTYESNTKQLSYDEVVNQSSPSNCTVYCGGVTSGLTEQLMRQTFSPFGQIMEIRVFPDKGYSFVRFNSHESAAHAIVSVNGTTIEGHVVKCYWGKETLDMINPVQQQNQIGYPQAYGQWGQWYGNAQQIGQYMPNGWQVPAYGMYGQAWNQQGFNQTQSSAPWMGPNYGVQPPPGQNGSMLPNQPAGYRVAGYETQ
- the TIA1 gene encoding cytotoxic granule associated RNA binding protein TIA1 isoform X11, whose amino-acid sequence is MKTTSAFLRPVYKSRYVGNLSRDVTEALILQLFSQIGPCKNCKMIMDTAGNDPYCFVEFYEHRHAAAALAAMNGRKIMGKEVKVNWATTPSSQKKDTSNHFHVFVGDLSPEITTEDIKAAFAPFGRISDARVVKDMATGKSKGYGFVSFFNKWDAENAIQQMGGQWLGGRQIRTNWATRKPPAPKSTYESNTKQLSYDEVVNQSSPSNCTVYCGGVTSGLTEQLMRQTFSPFGQIMEIRVFPDKGYSFVRFNSHESAAHAIVSVNGTTIEGHVVKCYWGKETLDMINPVQQQNQIGYPQAYGQWGQWYGNAQQIGQYMPNGWQVPAYGMYGQAWNQQGFKHSLPHRGWDQIMECSHLQDRMAVCCLISLQGTEWQGMKPSERGLHNLQPVA
- the TIA1 gene encoding cytotoxic granule associated RNA binding protein TIA1 isoform X6, with protein sequence MEDEMPKTLYVGNLSRDVTEALILQLFSQIGPCKNCKMIMDTAGNDPYCFVEFYEHRHAAAALAAMNGRKIMGKEVKVNWATTPSSQKKDTSSSTVVSTQRSQDHFHVFVGDLSPEITTEDIKAAFAPFGRISDARVVKDMATGKSKGYGFVSFFNKWDAENAIQQMGGQWLGGRQIRTNWATRKPPAPKSTYESNTKQLSYDEVVNQSSPSNCTVYCGGVTSGLTEQLMRQTFSPFGQIMEIRVFPDKGYSFVRFNSHESAAHAIVSVNGTTIEGHVVKCYWGKETLDMINPVQQQNQIGYPQAYGQWGQWYGNAQQIGQYMPNGWQVPAYGMYGQAWNQQGFKHSLPHRGWDQIMECSHLQDRMAVCCLISLQGTEWQGMKPSERGLHNLQPVA
- the TIA1 gene encoding cytotoxic granule associated RNA binding protein TIA1 isoform X9, which codes for MKTTSAFLRPVYKSRYVGNLSRDVTEALILQLFSQIGPCKNCKMIMDTAGNDPYCFVEFYEHRHAAAALAAMNGRKIMGKEVKVNWATTPSSQKKDTSSSTVVSTQRSQDHFHVFVGDLSPEITTEDIKAAFAPFGRISDARVVKDMATGKSKGYGFVSFFNKWDAENAIQQMGGQWLGGRQIRTNWATRKPPAPKSTYESNTKQLSYDEVVNQSSPSNCTVYCGGVTSGLTEQLMRQTFSPFGQIMEIRVFPDKGYSFVRFNSHESAAHAIVSVNGTTIEGHVVKCYWGKETLDMINPVQQQNQIGYPQAYGQWGQWYGNAQQIGQYMPNGWQVPAYGMYGQAWNQQGFNQTQSSAPWMGPNYGVQPPPGQNGSMLPNQPAGYRVAGYETQ
- the TIA1 gene encoding cytotoxic granule associated RNA binding protein TIA1 isoform X12, translating into MKTTSAFLRPVYKSRYVGNLSRDVTEALILQLFSQIGPCKNCKMIMDVRTAGNDPYCFVEFYEHRHAAAALAAMNGRKIMGKEVKVNWATTPSSQKKDTSNHFHVFVGDLSPEITTEDIKAAFAPFGRISDARVVKDMATGKSKGYGFVSFFNKWDAENAIQQMGGQWLGGRQIRTNWATRKPPAPKSTYESNTKQLSYDEVVNQSSPSNCTVYCGGVTSGLTEQLMRQTFSPFGQIMEIRVFPDKGYSFVRFNSHESAAHAIVSVNGTTIEGHVVKCYWGKETLDMINPVQQQNQIGYPQAYGQWGQWYGNAQQIGQYMPNGWQVPAYGMYGQAWNQQGFNQTQSSAPWMGPNYGVQPPPGQNGSMLPNQPAGYRVAGYETQ